In bacterium, the genomic window ACAGCTATTGGTGTGAATGCGAATAACTCCGGCGAGATCCGCATCCGGGAATTCGGGATTGGCGAGCACCGACACAATGATCTCGGCGCTGCCATTGACGGCAATCTCACCAATTGCCGGCGATACTTGCAGCCAATCGTAGGTCGGCAGCAGCTCGACTGCTGTGGCCGTGAACGACAGCACGCCTGTCCCGCTATTCAGGACGGTGAGTGTGTCCCGCTCCCACATGCCGTAAGTAGCAACCATATTCACGCTCGACACGGGGTTGTGGAACTCCGGGACTCCGAGCGTGAAGTTCACTACGTTTTCCTCGCCCTCGACAAGCTGGACTTGCTGTTCGCGTGTTGTCACACAGGGGCTTGACAGGCGCAGGGTTCCGGTTGCGAGCGAGGCGGCGACGGTAAAGACACCGTGCTCATCAGTGTAAGCGAAGTCAGCGGACTCGAGCAATTCGACGCGGACACCGGCCAGCGGCGCATTGGTTTCTGCGGCGCTCACGGTGCCCGTAATCGTCGTGCTGGGACCAAAGCGCATCAGGAGTCCGTACGAGCTGAAATCCTCGTCCGTGACGCGGCCGAAGGCCACGGCGCCGCGCGGCCCGGCATTGTTCACGGAAATGATCCGACAGATGTTACAGTCGTACTCATTGTCCAGACTGGCAACGCCCTGACCGTTGACGGTGTTAATCTGGATTTGATCCCATCCGAAATCGGCGAAGATGGCGCCCGCGAGCAACGCTCCGCCGTCGATAAGGCAGCGAATCCCCGTGACGGCGCTGGTAATCTCCTCAAGCCCCGTAAGCGTCCAGCGCAAGTCCCCGTTGGAGGCCAGACCCACGGCCCACGGGTAGCTGAGCCAGAACATGAAGCCGCGGTAGCCGCCGACAACGATGTTCTCTTCATTGTCAATATCGAGGCAAGACGCCTGAAGCCCCAAACCTGATTCGTCCACGTAGGTGCGCGTCCAGATGGGTTCACCCAACGGGTTCGTGCGCTGGGCGAAAGCTTGCAGCGTCCCGACGCCGTTAAAGAATGAACCGCCGATCAGCAGGTCGCCGTTACCGAACTCGGATATGGCGTACCCGTAGGACTCGGTCTGGGCGGGCAAGGTCAACGTTCGAGTATAGAGCGTGTCCGCGTTTGCCGTCAGCCGTATCAAGAAGGCCTGCGACGGGTTACTGGCATAAAATGTCGAGGTGATGAGGGCCGCGCCACCATCGCTGAGGGCGACCAGATCAGCATCCTGATTGTTGACAAAGAACGGATACTGCCGCTCACTAATCAACCCGCCGATCTCATTCATGCAGCGCACGAGCAGATAGGCGGCGGAATCGTTGTTAGACCAGAATACGCCCGCGAGCATGATGTTGCCATCGCGGAGCTGCTCCATGCACAGGATGGTGAAGTATGAGGGTGCCACGGTGATGCTATTGGACCAAACGAGGTCACCAGTCAGATCGTAGCGCCAGAAATCCACTTCGCCGCTGCCGTCACCCACGGCCGCAGCCATCGTCTGGCCGTCATTGAGCAACGTTGCGGCTTCGACGGCGTAGCTGTTGACACTAAGGTCAAGGCGGCGCGTCCAGAGCGTGTCGAGTTCCGCTTGCGCGGCGGACACCATCAACAAAACGAGAGCAAACCAGCCAAATGCCTTCATGGGGGGTCTCCTTAGTCACGGATGTAGAGCAATGAAGTAGCACATTTGGTCCGGGAGGACCCATCCCGGGCCGAAGCGAGCGAACGGTTTATTTCACAAAGAGCAGTTTTTGGACTGCGACATCCTCCAGGACACGCGCCCGAAGGAAATACAATCCGGCACCGAAATCGGCCAAATTAATGGAAATATTGTGATTACCGGCTGGGAGCCGGTCATTGAGCAGCGACAGGACCTGCTGCCCGTTCAAGTTAAACACTTCCAGACTGACCGGGGTTTCCTGCGGCAATTCGAGGGTGACGCGTGTGGAGCCGTTGAACGGGTTGGGGAAGGCGGGTGAAAGTCGGAATGCTGTTGGCAGGCCAGCGGTTTCGGGTGCGTCGAGGACGGTGACCAGAATGGGCAATTCGAGCAGGGTGTCCGGGCAGGCATTGCTTCTAAGCGTCAGCTCGCCAATGAACTCAAAGACGCCGTTATCAGTGGTATCGGCGTTGACAACGATTTCGATGAAGGCCGTTTCGCCGGGGAGGAGCGTCCCGGCCGTGGGGTTCACGGCGATCCAACTGCCTTCCGGGGCCACCGCATCCGCTTCGACCGTGTAGGACATCGTTCCGGTTCCGGCATTCTCAAAGAAAATTTCGCCGCCGCCGGTAATCCGGTTCTGGGCGATTATATTGACGCTGGACGGGCGCATGCCGTAGACGGGCTCGCCCACTGAGAAGTTGACCTCGGTGAGATCATTGTCCTGGACGAGGATACCGAAGGCCGTATCGGCTTCGGTGCAATAACCGGTGACCATGACATCATGCATTCCGGCGGCCAAATCGAGACGGAATTCGCCCTGTTCGTCGGTCCATGCGAAGCGTTGTTCGCCGACGACGCGCACTTGCGCCCCACTCACAGGATCCCCGGTTGATTGGCCGACAACGGTACCGCGAATGCCAGCCGGCGGTGCAATGCGCAGAAGGTAGCCGCGCACATCCGCCGTGTCGCCCTCCATCGCCATGGCTCCCACGGCAATCGCCGCTCCGTCAGGCAAGGGTATGACATTGTAGAAGCCGGCCTCGCTCGATTCGGCCCCGTAGCGCCAGACCCAGATGGTCTGATTATTGTCATTGACGGCGCGCATGAGGAACGTGGTGACGGTCGGATCGTCGCCCGAGCGTCCGACGAACAGCATGCCGCCGAACCAAGGCAGAGCGGCCCGGAATTGGTCGGTGAACCCGGTTGACGAGTACGTGCGGTTGACCGGCGTTCCCGACACGGGCAAGATGGTTACGTAACCATATCCACCTGAGTTTGGACCGCCGCGGCCGATGAGCCAAGTGGCGCCATCGGGTGCGCGGTTAACGTTGTAGCAGTAGTCGTTTTCAGCCGTGCCAAACTGCACAGGCGAGCCGACCGGGGTGCCATCGAGGTTGATCAACTGCGTCCATTGATCGTAGTCCGTAAATTGCGACTCGCGGGTGATACCGACGAGGCGGAGTTGATCGGACGGGAGCTGAATCAGCGAATTGCCAATGTCTGTACCACCGTCACCATAGAACTGACTCCAAAGTGAGTCACCGTTGCGGTCACAAACGACCAGCCACGCGTCGGAGCGCTGTTCGCCGTTAGGCAGGCCGTATCCGACTGCAGCCAATCGGCCGTCCGCCAAGATGATAAGATCGCGGCCTTTGCAGAGTCCGCTGCTGGGAGCGTAGCTGCGCTGCCAGAATAGATCGCCGGATTCCACAGAGAAGGCCATGAGGTCAATCGAATGGCCGTTGCCGCTCCAGCCACAGGCCACCACGGTATCACCGCCGAGATGGACGATGCCTTCGAGAGCCTCGTCGTTCTCGGTCGCGAGATAGGGTCGGGCGTAGAGGGAGTCACCGGACGTCGTGTAAGCCGTCAGCAGATAGTCAAAATTGGCTGCCTGTCCGGTACCGTATTGACTGTAGCCGCAGGCCACGATGACGGTGTCGTCAACCAGAACGGCGTCGTACAGGAAAGCGCGGTCGCCGAGCTTCAGGCCACGGGACCAGGTGGTATCGGGCTGGGCCAAGGCCAGCAGGGGCAACAGCAACAAAAGCAGCAGTGCAGGCATCGTCGGACCTTCGAAGTTGCGTGAGTACGGTTTTAGCGGAGATAGAGGAGGCGCTGGGACTCGCTGCGGGTGCGGTCTTCGAGCCGCACGAAGTAGAGGCCTGAGGCCAATCCGTTGGGTGCGAAATCCAACGAGTGTTCCCCGGCGGACAGGCGAACACGGTCGAGCAGCGTGGCGACGGTGCGCCCTGTAACATCGTAGATGCGCAGGGACACATCGCTCTCATGGTCAAGACCGAACCGCAGGCGGGTCGCGCTATTGAACGGATTGGGAAAGGCAGGATAAAGGGCAAACTCGGACGGCAGGGCCGGGGCCTGATCGGCGTCGAGCACAACAGCCAGAACATCAAAGACACGCAGCGTTTCCGGACAGGAGTTCGCCAACAGCCGCACCTCGCCGAAGTAGTCATAGTTGCCATCGTCGGTTGTGTCGGCCGTGACGATAACTTGGGCGATCAGCGTGTCGCCGGGGACGATACGACCGGACGCCGGTTCGACGGACAGCCAGTTTCCAGCCGGGCGGATCGCCTGGGTCTCGAAACGATAGACCAAATCACCGCTTCCCGCATTGGCAACGACCAGCTCAGACGCGCCTTGTCCACGGTTGGGGGCGAGGACATTGATCGTGGTGTGGTTCACTGACGCGTGCGCTACGCCGACCGTGATGTCCGCCAGAGTATTTTCATTGGGCTGGACATCCACGTCGTTGAGGGTATCCCCGGTGAAGCAGGGTCCACCGCTGTAGATACGATAGTTGCCCTCGGGCAACGAGAGCGTGAATCGGCCAAGCGTGTCGGAGACGGAATATTGCGGGAGGCTCGATGCTTGGACGCGGACGCCGGGAATTGGTTCACCGGTAAGGCGATCGCGGACGAAGCCAGAGATTCCGGATGGCGGACCAACGCGCCACATGAGCGGGCGGTCGGCGGCGTTTACGTTGGCTCGACCGCAGGCTACAAAGCCGCCATCGGCAGTGCGGATCAAATCGTCAAAAGCCCGCCCTGTTTCGTTACCGAGCCAAGTCCAGGCCGTATCGCCGTTAGAGGTTACGGCGACCAGCCAGAGGCGGTAGGAGCTTTCGCTGGATCCGCCGACGTAACCGCCGAAGAGGGCTCCGCCCTCGAGATAGGTTGCGGCTCCGGTGAAGCGTTCGGTAATGAAGCTGTCGGAGAAGGCCTGATCCCAGAGCACGGCTCCGCCCGCGTTCATTCGTAGGGCCAGGGCGTCCTTATCGGAGGTCGTGACCCGTCGTTCGCCGACGATGAGGAGTTCACCAGTCACAGAATCCCGGGCGGCGCCATGCACCTGTTCCCAGCGTTCGGTGCCGACGGTATCGAGATGGAGCAATGCGCCGGTTTCGTCGAGCTCGATGCGGAGGAAGTCGAAGTTGTTATCGGACGCCGGCGGTACCCGGGTGCTGCCAATCAGATCGAGGGTGCCGTTGTCGCCGAGGAAGATGTGCGTGGGTAGGTCTTCGCCGGTGGTGCCGAAGGTGTTGGAGAAGAGGGAGTCACCGTTGGCATTGCAGCGGATGAGCCAGAAATCAGCGCCGCGCGCGGCCACGGGTTTGCGGCCCAAGAGCCAGAATCCGCCATCGGCGAGCGGCAGAATGGCATCGGCCTGGCAGGCACCCGGCGGATCGAATTCGCGGTACCATAGCTGTTGGCCATTGGTCGAGAAGCCCGCCACGAAGAGTGAGAAGGCCGATTGGCTGAAACCGCAAATGACGATGGTCCCGTCCACGAGCTGGACGACATCGAACGCGCGTTCGCTGGCATTGGAGTTGCCGATTGTCCGCGTCCAGAGGGTGTCACCGAGCGGATTAACGACCATGAGCAGGGCATTGTCCTGCCCGGCCTGGATGAAACCAGCGGCGGCATAGCCTCCGGTGCTAATTTCGGCGACCGAATAGACACGGGCAGCCGCCGTCAGCGTAAATTGCCGTGTCCAAAGGGTGTCAAACTGGGCGAACCCGTCTTGTGCCAGGAGGGCAAGCAGGAGGACAAGCAGTCCGGGAACATAGGTGTTGGGACGCAAAGGGTGCATGGACTTGCGGGGCTCGATGGGCGGACGGGATGAAGTGACTGCAAACAGTTAATATAGCATAGTTGCGGGGTCTCTTCAAGCAGAGCATGGGGTCCAGCAAACGTCGCGCGGTGCCTTGGGCAGGTTTCGGGCGCAATTGGGGAACGGGATGGAATGGCTTGATAATTGTTTTCGTTTAGTTTATATTTATCGGGTTGGAAGGCGCAACTTAAGCACAGGAGGCCCCATGCGGCAGTTAGCAACTTTGGCAGTACTGGTGATTCTGGGGGGGACGACCGCTCAGGCCTTCACGGTGTCGGGCAATGTGTCCGGCCGGGAGGGTTTTTCGCTGGTATTCATCTACACGATTCCGACGTCGTTGGACACGTTTTACGTGACCATCGCTAATCCGTTTAACGGCGACTACTCCCAAGGCGGTTTGCCTGAAGGCGGCTATATCTTGTTTGCGTTTCAGGATGGGAATGTGAACCTGCTTCCGGATTTGGATGAATCGCGAGGTTTTTATGGCGGTGACCTGCCCACAGTGCTTGATGTCACTTCAGACATGGGCGATATTGATATAGTGTTGACGCCGCCGAATACCGGTGGATTTTCGGGCACAGTGACCTATGAAGGTACGGAGACAGGCGCAACGTACGTAGTGGCCTCGCGCACGATTACGTTTGATGGCCTGCCCAGCGGCATCGGGATCCTGCTGAACAATACGGGCAACGGCGACTATACGGCATTCGTGGACAGTTTCGGGGTGTATTACGCTTACGCGTATATGGATTTGAATACGAATTTGGTCTACGACGAAGGCGAGCCGTATGATGTCTATGGAGACGATGCGGAGCCGGAAGCGATCTCGATAGTGCAAGGCGAGGCGTTTCCTGACGAGGTTAATTTTGAGTTAATCGCGCTCTCGGCAGTGCCGGAGGCACCGGCAGTCGCCCGGGAGTTTGGTTTGGGATTGGCCTATCCGAACCCGTTTAATGCGGCGACAACGATACCGTTTACGCTGGAGCGTCCGTTGGAAATCGAGCTTGTGGCCTACGACGTGCTGGGGCGTACGGCCCAGGTGCTGGCGCACGGCAGTTATGCGGCGGGCGAGCATCGGGTGACGTTTGGCGGTGGTGAATTAAGCAGCGGCCTCTACGTGATTGAAATGCGAGCGCAAGGTACGGCGGTATGCGCCCCGGTGGTGTTGCTCAAGTAATCGGCTTTGTGGCGGTGTTTTGGCTGGCGATCGGCGCGCAAGTGGCGGTCGTTCGAGCGGACGCTCTGTTTGTGCGCGGGGCTGTGTCGGGGGAGTGGAGCGCACCGACGGACACGGTGATTATAGATAGCTTTGCGTGGGTCCCGGCGGCAGAAACGCTCAGGATAGCGCCCGGAATGGTCGTGGCCTTCTCCGGGCGTTTTTCGTTGTTGGTCACCGGCACGCTGCTGGCTGAGGGCACGGCGACAGATTCGATTTATGTTCAGCGTACTCCGCTGCACGATCCGTTGGGGCATTTGGGTGTGCGATTCCGGCAGACGCAAACGGTATCGCGGTTGGCCCACGTGGTGATCGAGGACGGATTCGCGAATTTGGGCGGCGACGAGCGTTTCGGCGGCGCACTTGAAGTGTACTTTGCGGAGATTGTACTGGACTCGTGCTGGCTGCGGGAGAATCGCGCGCGCATAGACGGCGGCGCGATCTACGGCCGCGAGGCCGCGACGCTGACGATCCGCGATTGTATTTTCAGCGGGGACAGCACGCGATTCGGCGCAGGCGGCGCGATTCTTTCGCGTTCGAACGGAACGCTACGCCTTGAGCGCTGCGAGTTCTATGGCAATAAGGCGATCACCCACGGCGGCGCGCTCGCGATGGAGAGCGGCGTTCAGGTGGAACTCACAGACTGCCGTTTTCACAACAATCGGGCGCTGCAACGAGGCGGCGCTGTGCAACTGCGCGGCACTCCGGGGACGGGGTTCGCACGGGGCTGTGTATTTGATCAGAATGCGGCGGACATCGGCGGCGCGCTGTATCTTGAGAACACGCGCGCGACCCTTGAAGCCTGTTCGCTGCGCTGGAGCGGGGCACGGCTGGGCGGCGCGGTGGCGCTCCGCGGTTTGAACAATCAGGCGACGCTGCGGCGGCTGACGATCCACGACAATTTGGCCAGCGCGGAGGGCGGCGCTCTGCATATCGCCGATAACGCACGGTGTACGGTTGAGAATTCGGTGATCATGCGCAACGACGCGCTGCAAGGCGGCGGCGTCTACGTCGCGGCGGGCACGATAGCGACGTTGCGGTATTTGACGACGACCGACAATCACGCGACCGATGGGCGCGAGTTCTATTTCGGCGGCGGCGGCCTGCTGACCAGTTCGATCGTGTCCGGACTCGAGAGTCTGATCCATCTTGCGCCGGGTGCTTCTCCGCAACTTTTTCGATCTAATATTTACGCGTCTGTGGGCGATGAGTTGACCGGATTTGTCGTGCCGTGGCTACTGGACATGACGCGGGTCAATGTGGCGCTGGTGCCGTGTGACACGTTTCGCAACATATCGGCAGATCCACAGTTTGCGGACGCAGCGCTGGACGATTACCGGTTACTGGATGGAAGCCCGTGCCTCTTTGGAGCGGATACGAGCGGCGCGGTTCGGTTTGACTATAGCGGCGATTCGCGCCCGCAGCCAAGCGGAAGTTGGCCCGACATGGGCGCGTTTGAGAGTGCGGCGGCATTGCCGAGCGGTGAGTATTGCGGCTTTCAGAGCGGGGTGTGGTATCCGGGCGACTACGTCATCGGATGCACGTTGCGCGTGGCCGAGGTTGATACCCTGCTGATCATGGCGGGAACGCGGGTGATGTTTGCACCGGGGGCCAGCCTGCACGTTGACGGCACGCTGCTGGCCTTGGGGACAGATCTCGACTCGATTGTGTTCGACCGCTATTTTGAATTGCCGGGCTCGACTTGGAACGGTATCGTGCTCGGCGCGACGTCACGGACTCGATTCGAGTACACGGCGGTGCGGCGCGTGATCGGCGTTCCGGCCATTGAGCTGCGCGGAACGTCGGTGGAATTGCGGCATTGTTCGATCACCGACAATGACAACAGGCACGGTGATGGGGGCGGGCTTTACGCGCCAGGAGCTGCCCACGCGCTGTTGCAGTCGTGCGCGTTCACGGACAATATTGCCGGAGGCGGCGGCGCGGTGAGCATGACGCTGGGCAGTTTGACCACGGAGAGCAGCCTGTTTCGCGGGAATGAGGCCGCGCTCGATGTGTTCGGTGATCAGGCACACGGCGGCGCGATTGCCGCGCAGAGTATCACCGTGCGCGATAGCCGTTTTGCCGACTGCCGCGGCTTCCTGGGCGGCGCGGTTGCGGCCGATTCGGCGGTGATTTACGATAGCGAATTTGAAGGGTGTTGGGCGGCGCGCGGCGGCGCGTTGGCGGTGCGGCGGCAACTCAACTTGGATAATGTAACCTTTCGCGGGAATGAAGCGCGGCTTGACGGTGGAGCGCTGGCGCTGGCGGCGATTACGGTTGATCATAGCAGTCAGTACTTTGCAAATCATGCGGCGCAAGGCGGCGCGATCAGCTTGAGCGACTCGGCCGCTTATGTAGGGGATTCGGTGGTATGGCGCGGCAATATTGCGGAGCAGGGCGGCGCGGTTTACGCACGCACTGCGGCGACGAGCGAAGTCGTTGCTTCGGAATTGCACGGGAATCTTGCTGAGCTTGGCGGTGCGCTGTATTGTGATCGCGGCGTGACGCAATTCACTCTGTGTCTGTTCGACAGTAATACGGCAGACGCAGGCGGCGCCGTATACCTTGACAACGGCCTGCTGCGGTTGCAGCGCAGTACGTGCGTGAACCAGCAATCAGCGGCGGCGGGCAGCGTCGCGCACGCTCGGTTAGGCAGCACGCTGATCATGAACTCGACGATTCTGGCCGATAACGGAGCCGATCCGCTCAACGTGGTAGAGCACACGGACTATCAGCATATTCTGTGTGATGTACCGACATATTTCGGTGCGGCGACGCGCACGAATTTCAACGGGGACACATGCGATGCGGCGTTCAATCTGATTGCGGATCCCGAGTTTGTTGATGCGGGGGCGCGCGACTACCGGTTGACGACGGCGAGTCCGGCGATTCAGGCGGGCGATCCGCTGTGGCCGCCGGATGCCGACGGAACGCGCTCGGATATCGGATATTCCGCGGGTGTGCGGCCCTATGTGGTACCGACGCCGTTTAACGTGACGGCGCCTGAGCGGGGAGCGCATTTTGTCACGGATGATTCCATCCGGTTTGCGTGGAACGAATCTCGCGACGGCGATCCGGGCGACACGGTGAGCTACCGTTTGCATTTGACGGGTGAAGTGGATTCGGTGATTGCGACGGGCGGTGCTCGCTCTGTTGTTCTGACGCTTGACCGAGGCCAATACGAATGGTGGGTCGAGGCGCAGTCGCTGCGGCCGGAGACGGCGCAAGTTAGTTATGAGCGGCGCGGCTTGACGGTGGCGGATGCGGCACTTGGTGCGGGCGACGCGGAGCTGCCGGGTGAATTTGCGGTGACCATGGCCGGACCGAATCCGTTTAACAGCATGACGCGGCTTGACGTGGCCCTACCCCACCCTGCGCATGTGACACTTTTGATTTATGATGTGCTGGGGCGCACGGTCCAGACGATCGAGCGTGACTATACGGCGGGAGTGCATGGGCTGTCGCTTTCCGCACAGCAGCTCAGCACGGGATTTTACTGGGCGGAAGTGCGCGCGGGCGAGCAGATGCGGCGCGTAAAGCTTGCGGTGATACGCTGAAACGAGGACTATGAAACAGCCGACTCCTCTGCATACCAAGATTCTGGTCGGTCTCGTCGCGGGTCTGGTGTGCGGGCTCACGGCCAATTTTCTGTGGGCGGGTGCGCCGCTGCTCGACGGGGTGATCCGGTACGGTTTGGCGCCGTTGGGGCAGGTCTTTCTGCGCCTGATTTTCATGACGGTGATCCCGTTGATCTTTTGTGCGCTGGCGCTGGGCGTGGCGGAATTGGGCGATGCCAAGTCGTTGGGGCGCATCGGACTGCGGACATTCGCCTTCACGCTGGTGGCGACGTCCATTTCGGTGTTGCTGGGTATTACAGCGACGAATTGGATTAAGCCCGGCGCGGGACTTGATCCGGAGGCGCGTGCATCGCTCATGCAGACGATGACGGGCAAGACGGTGACGACGGCCGTTGAGAACGCGGGCAAGAGCAAGGATTGGGTGCAGACGCTGCTGGATATTATCCCCAAGAATCCATTTGCCGATGCGGCGCTGGCCTTTGAAGAGGGTTATCGCGGCGGTGGAATCATGGCGCTGATGTTTTTTGCGCTGTTCGTCGGCGTGGCCCTGGCATTGGGACGCAATGACCGCACGCAGAAGTTTGAAGAATGGCTGGCGGGGCTATACGACGTCGTGATGAAAATGATCGGCATGGGGATGAAACTCGCGCCGTACGGCGTGGCGGCGCTGGTATTCAGCGTGACCGCGAAGCTGGGCGTGGACGTCGCCTTTGTGTTGGGGAAATTCGTACTGGTGGTGCTGGGTGTGCTGGCGCTGCAATTTTTCGGGGTTTACGGATTCATCTTGCGTTTCGTGGTGGGTGTTAATCCGTGGAAGTTTTTCCACCGCATTCGCGATGTGATATTGACGGCGTTTTCGACAAGTTCGTCAAACGTGACGCTGCCGACGTCGCTGGCCGCAGCGGAAACGGAATTGAAGCTGCCGCCGAAAATATCCCGGTTTGTGTTGACGCTCGGCGCGACGGCGAATCAGAACGGCACGGCGCTTTATGAAGGTATCGTGGTGCTATTCCTCGCGCAATTTTTCGGTGTGGAGCTGTCCATAGGCCAGCAGGCGATGGTGGTTTTCGCTGCGGTCGTTGCGGGCATTGGGACGGCGGGCGTGCCGGGCGGATCGCTACCGGTGATTGTGCTGATCTTGCAGTCGGTAGGCGTGCCGGGTGAAGGCATCGGCATCATCGTCGGCGTGGACCGCATTCTCGACATGTCGCGGACAGTGGTGAACGTGACGGGGGACATTACCTGTGCCGCATATGTTGCCAAGGCGGAAGGCGCCTGGAACGAGGAGATTTAGTTCACCCCGAAATAGGTGGGCTTAGTGAGGCGGTCGAAGTCGACCGCCTCTTCTTTTGACCGGCGGTCAGTTTTCAATTCTGCAAGTGCAACAAAACTCAACAGTTCTATTTGATATGGTTGATTTTGATAGCTTTGTCAAGATATCTGCAGCCCTTGACAGTCCTGATTCTGAGGTCTATCTTATTTTCACAAAGTTCACAAAGTGGGGAGATTGCCATGAG contains:
- a CDS encoding carboxypeptidase regulatory-like domain-containing protein, which encodes MPALLLLLLLPLLALAQPDTTWSRGLKLGDRAFLYDAVLVDDTVIVACGYSQYGTGQAANFDYLLTAYTTSGDSLYARPYLATENDEALEGIVHLGGDTVVACGWSGNGHSIDLMAFSVESGDLFWQRSYAPSSGLCKGRDLIILADGRLAAVGYGLPNGEQRSDAWLVVCDRNGDSLWSQFYGDGGTDIGNSLIQLPSDQLRLVGITRESQFTDYDQWTQLINLDGTPVGSPVQFGTAENDYCYNVNRAPDGATWLIGRGGPNSGGYGYVTILPVSGTPVNRTYSSTGFTDQFRAALPWFGGMLFVGRSGDDPTVTTFLMRAVNDNNQTIWVWRYGAESSEAGFYNVIPLPDGAAIAVGAMAMEGDTADVRGYLLRIAPPAGIRGTVVGQSTGDPVSGAQVRVVGEQRFAWTDEQGEFRLDLAAGMHDVMVTGYCTEADTAFGILVQDNDLTEVNFSVGEPVYGMRPSSVNIIAQNRITGGGEIFFENAGTGTMSYTVEADAVAPEGSWIAVNPTAGTLLPGETAFIEIVVNADTTDNGVFEFIGELTLRSNACPDTLLELPILVTVLDAPETAGLPTAFRLSPAFPNPFNGSTRVTLELPQETPVSLEVFNLNGQQVLSLLNDRLPAGNHNISINLADFGAGLYFLRARVLEDVAVQKLLFVK
- a CDS encoding right-handed parallel beta-helix repeat-containing protein, translating into MRPGGVAQVIGFVAVFWLAIGAQVAVVRADALFVRGAVSGEWSAPTDTVIIDSFAWVPAAETLRIAPGMVVAFSGRFSLLVTGTLLAEGTATDSIYVQRTPLHDPLGHLGVRFRQTQTVSRLAHVVIEDGFANLGGDERFGGALEVYFAEIVLDSCWLRENRARIDGGAIYGREAATLTIRDCIFSGDSTRFGAGGAILSRSNGTLRLERCEFYGNKAITHGGALAMESGVQVELTDCRFHNNRALQRGGAVQLRGTPGTGFARGCVFDQNAADIGGALYLENTRATLEACSLRWSGARLGGAVALRGLNNQATLRRLTIHDNLASAEGGALHIADNARCTVENSVIMRNDALQGGGVYVAAGTIATLRYLTTTDNHATDGREFYFGGGGLLTSSIVSGLESLIHLAPGASPQLFRSNIYASVGDELTGFVVPWLLDMTRVNVALVPCDTFRNISADPQFADAALDDYRLLDGSPCLFGADTSGAVRFDYSGDSRPQPSGSWPDMGAFESAAALPSGEYCGFQSGVWYPGDYVIGCTLRVAEVDTLLIMAGTRVMFAPGASLHVDGTLLALGTDLDSIVFDRYFELPGSTWNGIVLGATSRTRFEYTAVRRVIGVPAIELRGTSVELRHCSITDNDNRHGDGGGLYAPGAAHALLQSCAFTDNIAGGGGAVSMTLGSLTTESSLFRGNEAALDVFGDQAHGGAIAAQSITVRDSRFADCRGFLGGAVAADSAVIYDSEFEGCWAARGGALAVRRQLNLDNVTFRGNEARLDGGALALAAITVDHSSQYFANHAAQGGAISLSDSAAYVGDSVVWRGNIAEQGGAVYARTAATSEVVASELHGNLAELGGALYCDRGVTQFTLCLFDSNTADAGGAVYLDNGLLRLQRSTCVNQQSAAAGSVAHARLGSTLIMNSTILADNGADPLNVVEHTDYQHILCDVPTYFGAATRTNFNGDTCDAAFNLIADPEFVDAGARDYRLTTASPAIQAGDPLWPPDADGTRSDIGYSAGVRPYVVPTPFNVTAPERGAHFVTDDSIRFAWNESRDGDPGDTVSYRLHLTGEVDSVIATGGARSVVLTLDRGQYEWWVEAQSLRPETAQVSYERRGLTVADAALGAGDAELPGEFAVTMAGPNPFNSMTRLDVALPHPAHVTLLIYDVLGRTVQTIERDYTAGVHGLSLSAQQLSTGFYWAEVRAGEQMRRVKLAVIR
- a CDS encoding T9SS type A sorting domain-containing protein; protein product: MKAFGWFALVLLMVSAAQAELDTLWTRRLDLSVNSYAVEAATLLNDGQTMAAAVGDGSGEVDFWRYDLTGDLVWSNSITVAPSYFTILCMEQLRDGNIMLAGVFWSNNDSAAYLLVRCMNEIGGLISERQYPFFVNNQDADLVALSDGGAALITSTFYASNPSQAFLIRLTANADTLYTRTLTLPAQTESYGYAISEFGNGDLLIGGSFFNGVGTLQAFAQRTNPLGEPIWTRTYVDESGLGLQASCLDIDNEENIVVGGYRGFMFWLSYPWAVGLASNGDLRWTLTGLEEITSAVTGIRCLIDGGALLAGAIFADFGWDQIQINTVNGQGVASLDNEYDCNICRIISVNNAGPRGAVAFGRVTDEDFSSYGLLMRFGPSTTITGTVSAAETNAPLAGVRVELLESADFAYTDEHGVFTVAASLATGTLRLSSPCVTTREQQVQLVEGEENVVNFTLGVPEFHNPVSSVNMVATYGMWERDTLTVLNSGTGVLSFTATAVELLPTYDWLQVSPAIGEIAVNGSAEIIVSVLANPEFPDADLAGVIRIHTNSCPDTQTEVGVFVLALDSPERPGPVTAFALHPAYPNPFNASTRVRFDLPQPAVVKAVLYDITGREVSVLTNDHFAAGPHQLTVAAPDLATGMYLLRLTAGASVATQKIVLLK
- a CDS encoding carboxypeptidase regulatory-like domain-containing protein, with the protein product MHPLRPNTYVPGLLVLLLALLAQDGFAQFDTLWTRQFTLTAAARVYSVAEISTGGYAAAGFIQAGQDNALLMVVNPLGDTLWTRTIGNSNASERAFDVVQLVDGTIVICGFSQSAFSLFVAGFSTNGQQLWYREFDPPGACQADAILPLADGGFWLLGRKPVAARGADFWLIRCNANGDSLFSNTFGTTGEDLPTHIFLGDNGTLDLIGSTRVPPASDNNFDFLRIELDETGALLHLDTVGTERWEQVHGAARDSVTGELLIVGERRVTTSDKDALALRMNAGGAVLWDQAFSDSFITERFTGAATYLEGGALFGGYVGGSSESSYRLWLVAVTSNGDTAWTWLGNETGRAFDDLIRTADGGFVACGRANVNAADRPLMWRVGPPSGISGFVRDRLTGEPIPGVRVQASSLPQYSVSDTLGRFTLSLPEGNYRIYSGGPCFTGDTLNDVDVQPNENTLADITVGVAHASVNHTTINVLAPNRGQGASELVVANAGSGDLVYRFETQAIRPAGNWLSVEPASGRIVPGDTLIAQVIVTADTTDDGNYDYFGEVRLLANSCPETLRVFDVLAVVLDADQAPALPSEFALYPAFPNPFNSATRLRFGLDHESDVSLRIYDVTGRTVATLLDRVRLSAGEHSLDFAPNGLASGLYFVRLEDRTRSESQRLLYLR